In Nerophis lumbriciformis linkage group LG04, RoL_Nlum_v2.1, whole genome shotgun sequence, a single window of DNA contains:
- the irx1a gene encoding iroquois-class homeodomain protein IRX-1a → MSFPQLGYPQYLSASQAVYGSERPGVLTPSSRGGSTEIGGSPTATAAAVTSVLGMYANPYAHNYSAFLPYTSADLALFSQMGSQYDLKDSPGVHPASFAAHTSPAFYPYGQFQYGDPARPKNATRESTSTLKAWLNEHRKNPYPTKGEKIMLAIITKMTLTQVSTWFANARRRLKKENKVTWGSRSKEDGEDGNLFGSGDEAEKNEDDEEIDLESIDIDKIDDNDGDQSNEDDDDKSTEGVHGGGAGELQDTLEKRQAFTLQAQEALDKTKSAISAHAGCKLESPNNTTRVLSPPGGFPLPSSNKPKIWSLAETATAPDSASQKPTSPSGPVTPSHAQIQTHPAFLPSHGLYTCQIGKFHNWTNGAFLGQNSLLNVRSFLQGNHHHHHHHHHQNQNQNQHLQAAREQQPTPTSVVVSPAAAAVALGHDSKTPMHSPKHIEHENGLRSDSPPTPTLKPSFRPIHDRSSLPSSARSPQDATQLVLTALSSA, encoded by the exons ATGTCTTTCCCACAGCTAGGCTACCCGCAGTACTTAAGCGCCTCGCAGGCGGTGTACGGGAGCGAGAGGCCGGGAGTGCTGACGCCTTCTTCCCGTGGAGGGAGCACCGAAATCGGAGGCAGTCCGACAGCCACCGCGGCGGCGGTTACGTCCGTGCTGGGCATGTACGCCAACCCGTACGCGCACAACTACAGTGCGTTCTTACCTTACACCAGCGCGGACCTGGCACTTTTCTCACAAATG GGATCCCAATACGACCTGAAGGACAGTCCTGGCGTGCACCCTGCCAGCTTCGCGGCCCACACCTCCCCTGCCTTCTACCCGTACGGCCAGTTCCAGTACGGGGACCCAGCCAGGCCCAAGAACGCCACCCGGGAGAGCACCAGCACCCTCAAGGCCTGGCTCAACGAGCACAGGAAGAACCCTTACCCCACCAAAGGCGAGAAGATCATGCTGGCCATCATCACCAAGATGACCCTGACCCAGGTCTCCACCTGGTTCGCCAACGCCAGGCGGAGGCTGAAGAAGGAGAACAAGGTGACGTGGGGCAGCAGGAGCAAGGAGGACGGTGAGGACGGCAACTTGTTCGGCAGCGGGGACGAGGCCGAGAAGAACGAGGACGACGAGGAGATCGACCTGGAGAGCATAGACATCGACAAAATCGACGATAACGACGGCGATCAGAGCAACGAGGACGACGACGATAAGTCCACGGAGGGGGTCCACGGGGGCGGCGCGGGGGAGCTGCAGGACACGTTGGAGAAAAGACAGGCCTTCACCCTGCAGGCCCAGGAGGCCTTGGACAAAACCAAAAGCGCCATTTCCGCCCACGCAGGCTGCAAATTAGAAAGCCCCAACAACACCACGAGAGTTCTGTCCCCACCTGGAGGCTTCCCCTTGCCCTCCAGCAATAAACCCAAAATTTGGTCCTTGGCAGAAACCGCCACCGCGCCGGACTCCGCATCCCAGAAACCCACCTCCCCCTCGGGTCCGGTGACCCCCTCCCACGCGCAAATCCAGACCCACCCGGCCTTCCTCCCCAGCCACGGACTGTACACGTGCCAGATTGGAAAGTTCCACAACTGGACGAACGGAGCTTTTCTGGGTCAGAACTCCTTGCTGAACGTGAGGTCCTTCCTGCAGGGGaaccatcatcaccaccaccaccatcatcatcagaaccagaaccagaaccagCACCTGCAGGCGGCCCGAGAGCAGCAGCCCACGCCGACGTCAGTGGTGGTGTCCCCGGCTGCAGCTGCGGTGGCCCTCGGCCACGACAGCAAGACCCCCATGCACAGCCCCAAACACATAG AACACGAAAATGGTCTAAGATCTGATTCTCCTCCAACACCCACCCTCAAGCCTTCTTTTCGACCAATCCATGACAg aTCATCTCTGCCTTCCAGTGCAAGGAGTCCACAAGACGCCACACAACTGGTCCTCACTGCGCTCTCTTCggcttaa